A genome region from Nitrosopumilus oxyclinae includes the following:
- the mvk gene encoding mevalonate kinase, protein MKSKASAPGKVILFGEHFVVYGVKAILCAINKRITVTAEKIEGKKISIKSNIGNLELETGKLISEINSPLKPFYYLADKMLKNENTGIEIIVESDIPLGVGLGSSSACCVAGAAAISRLFRKTSKEEILTLAIEAEKTIFKNTSGADCTVCTYGGIMNYDKENGFHKIESEPNFHLVIANSNIEHSTESIVEDVREFKENDEAGFSSLCKKESKLVEDVLELLKENDIKKLGTKIKENQEYLETIGISNEKLREMIQIGQTESFGAKITGAGGGGCIYALTDESNLKQTINQFKDKNYDCFSVKIDFKGLDTF, encoded by the coding sequence TTGAAATCCAAAGCTTCTGCTCCAGGAAAAGTAATTCTCTTTGGAGAACATTTTGTTGTGTATGGAGTTAAAGCAATTCTCTGTGCAATTAACAAAAGAATTACGGTAACTGCTGAAAAAATTGAAGGGAAAAAAATTTCCATTAAATCAAATATCGGAAATTTAGAATTAGAAACGGGAAAATTAATTTCTGAAATTAATTCACCATTAAAACCATTTTACTATTTGGCAGATAAAATGTTAAAGAATGAAAACACAGGAATTGAAATCATTGTTGAATCAGATATTCCATTAGGGGTTGGTCTAGGTTCATCATCTGCATGTTGTGTTGCAGGAGCCGCAGCAATTTCAAGATTATTTAGGAAAACATCAAAAGAAGAGATTCTCACACTAGCAATAGAAGCTGAAAAAACAATTTTTAAAAATACATCAGGAGCTGATTGTACAGTTTGTACATATGGTGGAATTATGAATTATGATAAGGAAAATGGATTTCATAAAATAGAATCTGAGCCTAATTTTCATCTAGTAATTGCTAATTCAAACATCGAACATTCCACAGAATCAATAGTGGAAGATGTAAGAGAATTTAAAGAAAATGACGAGGCGGGATTTTCTTCATTATGTAAAAAGGAATCAAAATTGGTAGAAGATGTTTTAGAATTATTAAAAGAAAATGACATCAAAAAATTAGGAACTAAAATTAAAGAAAATCAAGAATATTTAGAAACAATAGGAATTTCAAATGAGAAATTAAGAGAAATGATCCAAATAGGTCAAACTGAATCATTTGGTGCAAAAATTACTGGTGCAGGAGGAGGAGGATGCATCTATGCTCTTACAGATGAATCAAATCTCAAACAGACAATTAACCAATTCAAAGATAAGAATTATGATTGTTTTTCAGTAAAAATTGATTTTAAGGGTCTGGATACTTTTTAA
- the rpsB gene encoding 30S ribosomal protein S2 translates to MSQQTEPTDIKKKVLATGIRVGTQVKTKFMKPFITKASPEGLYMLDLDITLEKIQTAAKFINRLGAENLIVCSGRQYAETPIEKFCESLGAKKLLNRFMPGTLTNPSLPYYIEPKLVLISDPQVDEQAIIEATNAGIPIIGIANTDNITSNLDVIIPANNRGRKALATVYWLLVRQVLIERGELKENEPMKEDIDDFETKITEEEIDDF, encoded by the coding sequence ATGAGCCAACAAACTGAACCAACTGACATCAAAAAGAAGGTTTTAGCCACTGGAATTAGAGTAGGCACTCAAGTTAAGACCAAATTTATGAAACCATTCATCACAAAAGCAAGTCCTGAAGGCCTATACATGCTCGATTTAGACATCACACTAGAAAAAATTCAAACAGCAGCAAAATTCATCAATAGATTAGGTGCTGAAAATCTCATAGTATGCTCAGGTAGACAATATGCAGAAACACCAATTGAAAAATTTTGTGAAAGTTTAGGTGCTAAAAAATTACTAAATAGATTCATGCCAGGAACATTAACAAATCCATCATTACCATATTACATTGAACCAAAATTAGTTTTAATTTCAGATCCTCAAGTAGATGAACAAGCAATCATTGAAGCAACCAATGCAGGTATTCCAATTATCGGAATTGCAAACACAGACAACATCACATCTAATTTGGATGTAATTATTCCAGCAAACAACAGAGGAAGAAAAGCTCTAGCAACAGTTTACTGGTTATTGGTTCGTCAGGTCTTAATCGAAAGAGGAGAATTAAAAGAAAATGAACCAATGAAAGAAGATATCGACGATTTTGAAACAAAGATCACCGAAGAAGAAATCGACGATTTTTAG
- the eno gene encoding phosphopyruvate hydratase: protein MAKISSIEGRILYNSRGSKTIEVDVKSDNKFLGRVCAPSGASVGKYEAVSFPNENPEQSLKILRDNSQKFIGLESSDLKAIHDVLKGLDGTSNYSVIGGGLAFAVTIASMDSAAKASGEPLFRILSPESSFKFPFPLGNILGGGAHAGPGTPDIQEILICATGSKTIENAIETNLSVHKELRKVLEKEDSSFTNGRGDEGGWAPKLENQKALEISAKACENLGFTLGKEVSLGVDFASSTQWNEEKGKYLYDRAGFENSTGEQIDFAADIIEKFKLIYAEDAVHEEAFEDMSELTKKFPNTLVTGDDLTVTNKDILKKAIEVKSCNAAILKVNQAGSLFDALEFADEATQNNIKLITSHRSGESTDSQISHIGLATKSKMLKVGIVGGERVAKLNELLRLSEHDLIRGMAEI from the coding sequence TTGGCTAAAATATCCTCAATTGAAGGACGTATTCTATACAATAGCAGAGGTAGTAAAACAATTGAAGTCGATGTTAAATCAGATAACAAATTTCTAGGAAGAGTATGCGCTCCATCAGGTGCCAGTGTAGGAAAATATGAAGCAGTTAGTTTTCCAAATGAAAACCCTGAGCAAAGTCTCAAAATACTTAGAGACAACTCTCAAAAATTTATTGGATTAGAATCATCAGATCTTAAAGCAATTCATGATGTTCTAAAAGGATTAGATGGAACTTCAAATTATTCAGTAATAGGAGGAGGGTTGGCGTTTGCAGTAACAATCGCTTCAATGGATTCAGCAGCAAAAGCATCTGGAGAACCATTGTTTAGAATTCTATCCCCAGAATCTTCATTCAAGTTTCCATTTCCATTAGGAAATATTTTGGGAGGAGGAGCACATGCAGGTCCTGGAACACCAGATATTCAAGAAATATTAATTTGTGCAACAGGCTCAAAAACCATTGAAAATGCAATTGAAACTAATTTATCAGTTCATAAAGAATTGCGTAAGGTATTAGAAAAAGAAGACTCTAGTTTTACAAACGGAAGAGGTGATGAAGGTGGTTGGGCACCAAAATTAGAAAATCAAAAAGCATTAGAAATTTCTGCTAAAGCATGTGAGAATTTAGGATTTACTTTAGGAAAAGAAGTATCTTTAGGAGTTGACTTTGCATCATCAACACAATGGAATGAAGAAAAAGGCAAGTATCTTTATGACAGAGCAGGATTTGAAAATTCAACTGGAGAGCAGATTGATTTTGCAGCAGATATTATTGAGAAATTTAAATTAATTTATGCTGAGGATGCAGTTCATGAAGAGGCATTCGAAGACATGTCAGAATTGACAAAAAAATTCCCCAACACACTAGTTACAGGAGATGACTTAACTGTGACAAACAAAGATATTCTAAAAAAAGCCATTGAGGTAAAATCATGTAATGCTGCAATTTTAAAAGTTAATCAAGCAGGAAGTCTTTTTGATGCATTGGAATTTGCTGATGAAGCTACTCAAAACAATATCAAATTAATCACATCACATAGATCTGGAGAATCTACAGATTCGCAAATATCCCACATTGGTCTTGCTACAAAGTCAAAAATGCTCAAAGTGGGCATTGTAGGAGGAGAAAGAGTAGCAAAACTCAATGAATTGTTACGACTATCAGAGCATGATTTAATACGCGGTATGGCAGAGATTTAA
- a CDS encoding DNA-directed RNA polymerase subunit N — MLIPVRCLTCGKLIADKFEDYQNKIKAGEDPTKTLDSLGVERYCCRRMLLTTVETIQQVIPFYEAIQRRKQEVQSELE; from the coding sequence GTGTTAATTCCTGTTAGATGTTTAACGTGTGGAAAATTAATTGCTGATAAATTTGAAGATTATCAAAATAAAATTAAAGCAGGAGAAGATCCTACAAAAACTCTTGATTCTTTAGGCGTTGAAAGATATTGTTGTAGAAGAATGCTTTTGACCACTGTAGAAACAATACAACAAGTAATTCCATTTTATGAAGCAATTCAGAGAAGAAAACAAGAAGTTCAATCTGAGTTAGAATAA
- a CDS encoding translin family protein: MTLKNVKPSLNKIAKNLETVQDAREFLLKNTREIIILCSKSIIAVHKGDLVTGKNNLKQADTLLKKYKKKATGGLRRYLITPEQEFVEAACLIAIVEKKEIPSDKKLAVMPESYVLGLLDCVGELKRQVFDKIRIDDIDEATRIFETMENLYLQLYTFSMYDKVVKEARRKIDVNRILVDDVRSVITEEKRRTELIKILKKLEK, encoded by the coding sequence ATGACATTAAAAAATGTAAAACCATCATTAAATAAAATTGCAAAAAATTTAGAAACAGTTCAAGATGCCAGAGAATTTTTACTAAAAAATACTAGAGAAATCATCATCCTATGCAGTAAATCAATTATCGCAGTCCATAAAGGAGATTTGGTTACAGGAAAAAATAACCTAAAACAAGCTGATACATTATTAAAAAAATATAAGAAAAAAGCAACTGGTGGATTAAGGAGATACCTCATAACTCCAGAGCAAGAATTTGTAGAGGCTGCATGTTTGATTGCAATTGTTGAAAAAAAAGAAATTCCTTCAGATAAAAAATTAGCAGTAATGCCAGAATCATATGTTTTAGGATTACTGGATTGTGTAGGAGAATTAAAAAGACAAGTTTTTGATAAAATTAGAATTGACGACATTGATGAGGCAACTAGGATTTTTGAAACAATGGAGAACTTGTATCTTCAGCTGTACACTTTTTCAATGTACGATAAAGTAGTAAAAGAAGCTAGAAGAAAAATTGATGTAAATAGAATTCTAGTAGATGACGTCAGATCAGTAATTACAGAAGAAAAAAGACGAACAGAATTAATCAAAATTTTAAAGAAACTAGAGAAATAA
- a CDS encoding NAD(P)H-hydrate epimerase, with product MEITVDQMYNIENKGHEMGFLKKFMMENAGAAAVRRLLEKIDVESKNILIFAGLGNNGGDGLVMARHLAGYNAKVTVMLLGSPEKIKTEESNWNWSILQKMSSVKLMSGDSFEFNFKPDVIIDGILGTGISGDIREPYASAINFINEANCYKFAVDVPSGLDPQTGETANIYAKSDMTVTFHKMKQGIPKRKDLTGELYAEKIGIPPEAEVGIL from the coding sequence ATGGAAATTACAGTTGATCAAATGTATAATATTGAAAATAAAGGACATGAGATGGGATTTTTGAAAAAATTTATGATGGAAAATGCAGGAGCAGCAGCAGTTAGACGTTTACTTGAAAAAATAGATGTTGAATCAAAAAATATTCTAATTTTTGCTGGATTGGGAAATAATGGTGGAGATGGTCTGGTAATGGCAAGGCATCTTGCAGGATATAATGCCAAAGTTACAGTAATGCTTCTGGGCAGTCCTGAGAAAATTAAAACTGAAGAGAGTAATTGGAATTGGTCAATTTTACAGAAAATGTCATCTGTAAAATTAATGTCAGGTGATTCTTTTGAATTTAATTTTAAACCTGATGTAATAATTGATGGAATTTTGGGCACTGGGATATCTGGAGATATTCGAGAGCCATATGCTTCAGCAATTAATTTTATCAACGAAGCAAATTGTTACAAATTTGCAGTTGACGTTCCATCTGGTTTGGATCCTCAAACTGGAGAAACTGCAAATATTTACGCAAAATCTGATATGACAGTTACTTTTCATAAAATGAAACAAGGAATTCCTAAACGGAAAGATTTGACTGGTGAATTGTATGCAGAAAAAATTGGAATTCCACCTGAAGCTGAGGTGGGAATTCTATGA
- a CDS encoding MBL fold metallo-hydrolase: MKVHQIQVGNMQNFSYIVEDEDTSEAIIIDPSWDLIELEMVIKKNNLKIKYIVNTHHHFDHTLGNEAMAESTKAPIIQHESSELKHEITVKDGDFIEFGNSKLKVLHTPGHSPDSICLVGDGKIFSGDTLFVGNCGRIDLPGGSAKDLYHSLFDVLHKLDENLVMYSGHNYGGSEISTLGQEKITNHVMQKRTEQQFLDMMG, from the coding sequence ATGAAAGTACACCAAATTCAAGTCGGAAATATGCAGAATTTTTCCTACATTGTTGAAGATGAAGATACTAGTGAAGCAATCATAATTGATCCTTCATGGGATTTAATTGAATTAGAAATGGTAATTAAAAAAAATAATCTGAAAATTAAATACATTGTAAACACCCATCATCATTTTGATCATACGTTGGGAAATGAAGCAATGGCTGAATCTACCAAAGCACCAATTATCCAACATGAGTCTTCAGAATTAAAACATGAAATTACTGTAAAGGATGGAGATTTTATTGAATTTGGAAATTCCAAATTAAAAGTACTACACACTCCAGGTCATTCTCCAGATAGTATTTGCCTTGTGGGTGATGGAAAAATTTTTTCTGGTGATACATTATTTGTAGGAAATTGTGGTAGAATTGATTTACCTGGAGGTAGTGCAAAAGATCTCTATCATAGTCTATTTGATGTATTGCACAAATTAGATGAAAATCTAGTCATGTATTCTGGGCATAATTATGGTGGTTCTGAAATTTCAACCTTGGGACAAGAGAAAATCACTAATCATGTAATGCAAAAAAGAACTGAACAGCAGTTTCTTGATATGATGGGTTAG